Proteins co-encoded in one Aerococcaceae bacterium DSM 111021 genomic window:
- a CDS encoding response regulator transcription factor, producing the protein MNIAIVEDNKQAQEKLKSYIHKAAEDHDQYVNVTTYDDGLIFVDQFANEFDIIYFDVEMQYMDGMTAATKIREKDSEVLIVFVTNHAQVAIQGYSVEATDFLLKPLSQFTFEEHFKKIMKKFASQNKVESSIVLKISGTMKRINQSVIKYIQSQGHYIDFITIDNEYTIIDTMKNTEERLDPQLFNRCSNSFIVNFNFIDKVEKNTIYIGEETIQISRSKKKEFMERFTAFLGEQVL; encoded by the coding sequence TTGAACATCGCAATTGTCGAGGACAATAAACAAGCACAAGAAAAACTTAAATCTTATATCCACAAAGCAGCAGAAGACCACGATCAATATGTCAATGTAACGACGTATGATGATGGCTTAATCTTTGTCGATCAATTTGCTAATGAATTCGATATTATTTACTTTGATGTTGAGATGCAATATATGGATGGGATGACAGCAGCAACGAAAATTCGTGAGAAAGATTCTGAAGTTTTGATTGTTTTTGTCACCAATCATGCTCAAGTGGCGATTCAAGGTTATTCGGTGGAAGCGACCGACTTCTTATTGAAGCCGTTAAGTCAATTTACTTTTGAAGAGCATTTTAAAAAGATTATGAAGAAATTCGCGAGTCAGAATAAAGTAGAGAGCTCGATTGTGTTAAAGATTAGTGGTACGATGAAGCGAATTAATCAAAGTGTCATTAAATATATTCAATCGCAAGGGCACTATATTGATTTTATAACGATTGATAACGAATATACAATTATTGATACGATGAAAAATACGGAAGAACGTCTGGACCCTCAGCTTTTCAATCGCTGTTCGAATTCCTTTATTGTGAATTTCAACTTCATTGATAAGGTTGAGAAGAATACCATCTATATTGGCGAGGAGACGATTCAAATTAGTCGTTCTAAGAAGAAAGAATTTATGGAGCGGTTTACCGCCTTCTTAGGAGAACAAGTACTATGA
- a CDS encoding GHKL domain-containing protein produces the protein MNSIEILPDIPRYLTAHAEWLAVVLYAYLIHAKFSWKWLGKAFLLGLVQLMLQLIAGELPLVFWIPGMLVNIIWMGLSIRLLSHVSLYPGIFVLSKAFMLSELLASTVWLIYCLFFLGNVSTALWVEIFFNLSLYAGIGAFIYYVERKGEIGEVLASFTWKDTLTSILVVALTFAMSNMGFLLSETSYNLGNSLAVFVLRTFVNITGLLLLYIQQYLRKDQFQRTEVDNIRHLFNSQYRQYKSFAESTAYINRKSHDLKHQMSVILSESDVNKREEYLTNLKSSIENLEAKIETGNAVLDTFLTQKNQYCITNDINFTCIANGDLLNHLQVTDLVSLLGNALDNAIEHVEKYDDPEKRLITLKLTSKANMVVLRIDNYLMTELEAFDDLPETSKQDKIYHGYGLKSIRYIANRYGGYMNINTEDYWFSLQVVFPMNN, from the coding sequence ATGAATTCAATTGAAATCTTACCAGATATTCCTAGATACCTCACCGCTCACGCGGAGTGGTTGGCAGTTGTTTTATATGCGTATTTGATTCATGCAAAGTTCTCTTGGAAATGGCTAGGCAAGGCGTTCTTATTAGGTTTGGTGCAGTTAATGCTTCAGCTGATTGCGGGTGAGTTACCGCTTGTTTTTTGGATACCGGGGATGTTAGTTAACATTATTTGGATGGGGCTTTCTATTCGCTTATTGTCGCACGTTTCACTGTATCCAGGTATTTTCGTCTTATCCAAAGCCTTCATGTTATCGGAGTTGCTTGCTTCAACAGTTTGGCTCATATATTGTCTCTTCTTTCTTGGGAATGTGTCAACAGCGCTGTGGGTTGAGATTTTCTTTAACTTGAGTTTATATGCGGGTATTGGAGCCTTTATCTATTACGTTGAACGCAAAGGTGAGATTGGTGAAGTGCTTGCTTCCTTTACTTGGAAGGACACATTGACGTCAATCTTAGTGGTCGCACTGACCTTTGCGATGAGTAATATGGGCTTCTTGTTGTCAGAGACGTCATATAATTTGGGGAATTCTCTGGCGGTATTCGTCTTGCGGACTTTTGTTAATATAACGGGCTTATTGCTTTTATATATTCAACAATATTTACGTAAGGATCAATTTCAACGGACTGAAGTGGATAATATTCGCCATTTATTCAATAGTCAGTACCGTCAATATAAGTCTTTTGCAGAGAGTACGGCTTATATTAATCGGAAGTCTCATGACTTGAAGCATCAGATGAGTGTGATCTTATCGGAGTCGGATGTGAATAAGCGTGAGGAATACTTAACGAACTTGAAGTCCTCGATTGAGAACTTAGAGGCTAAGATTGAAACCGGGAATGCAGTTCTAGATACCTTCCTCACGCAAAAAAATCAATATTGTATTACAAATGATATTAACTTTACTTGTATTGCTAATGGTGATCTGTTGAATCACTTGCAAGTAACAGACTTGGTAAGTTTATTAGGAAATGCCTTGGATAATGCGATTGAACATGTGGAAAAGTACGATGATCCTGAAAAACGGTTAATTACTTTGAAACTGACAAGCAAGGCGAATATGGTTGTCCTTCGTATTGACAATTACTTAATGACGGAGTTGGAGGCTTTTGATGATTTGCCAGAGACTTCCAAGCAAGATAAGATCTATCATGGTTATGGCTTGAAGAGTATTCGCTATATTGCTAATCGTTATGGAGGCTATATGAATATTAATACCGAGGATTATTGGTTTAGTTTACAAGTGGTTTTCCCAATGAATAATTAA